One region of Emys orbicularis isolate rEmyOrb1 chromosome 4, rEmyOrb1.hap1, whole genome shotgun sequence genomic DNA includes:
- the NAA30 gene encoding N-alpha-acetyltransferase 30 — protein MAEVPPGPSSLLAPPGDALSPFPGGGGAAACPGALDEEEEEEGGQELPRGGGKGGPQPQQHRLLHHHHPPHHNHQLNGLISPELRHLRASLKSKILSSEGAEGPENKRAGKTMGSGQPPPAAAPCSSPLPNHLPEPQARTAPPAATGDRSQPAAATAARNGLAGGPGLEEDEPEEEESLLLLSTSLAAGCSLKGSGTDSPPEEDLTIRYVRYESELQMPDIMRLITKDLSEPYSIYTYRYFIHNWPQLCFLAMVGEECVGAIVCKLDMHKKMFRRGYIAMLAVDSKYRRKGIGTNLVKKAIYAMVEGDCDEVVLETEITNKSALKLYENLGFVRDKRLFRYYLNGVDALRLKLWLR, from the exons ATGGCCGAGGTACCGCCCGGGCCGAGCAGCCTCCTCGCCCCGCCGGGGGAcgccctctcccccttccccggaGGAGGGGGGGCCGCCGCCTGCCCCGGGGCCctggacgaggaggaggaagaggagggcggCCAGGAGCTGCCGCGAGGCGGCGGCAAGGGGGGGCCGCAGCCGCAGCAGCACcgcctcctccaccaccaccacccgccgcATCACAACCACCAGCTCAACGGCCTCATCAGCCCCGAGCTGCGGCACCTCCGAGCCTCCCTCAAGAGCAAGATCCTGAGCTCGGAGGGGGCCGAGGGGCCGGAGAACAAGCGAGCCGGCAAAACAATGGGCTCCGGACAGCCGCCGCCGGCCGCAGCCCCGTgctcatcccccctccccaaccaccTCCCGGAGCCCCAGGCGAGGACTGCGCCCCCGGCAGCCACAGGGGACAGGAGCCAGCCTGCGGCTGCCACTGCAGCCCGCAATGGACTGGCTGGGGGGCCTGGCCTGGAGGAGGACGAGCCGGAGGAGGAGGagtccctgctgctgctctccacaTCCTTAGCAGCAGGCTGCAGTTTGAAAGGCTCGGGGACGGACTCTCCTCCCGAGGAGGACCTAACGATACGATACGTCCGGTATGAGTCCGAGCTGCAGATGCCCGATATCATGAGACTGATCACCAAAGATCTGTCTGAACCCTACTCCATTTACACGTATAGGTATTTTATCCACAACTGGCCACAGCTTTGCTTTTTG GCCATGGTAGGTGAGGAGTGTGTAGGTGCCATCGTCTGCAAGTTGGATATGCACAAAAAGATGTTCCGCAGAGGTTATATAGCCATGTTAGCAGTGGATTCCAAATACAGAAGAAAAGGCATTG GTACAAATTTGGTTAAGAAAGCTATTTATGCCATGGTTGAAGGAGATTGTGATGAG GTTGTCTTGGAAACAGAGATCACAAACAAGTCTGCTTTGAAACTTTATGAAAATCTTGGTTTTGTGCGAGATAAGAGGCTGTTCAGATACTATTTAAATGGAGTTGATGCACTGCGTCTTAAACTGTGGCTGCGTTAA